In a genomic window of Lacrimispora sp. BS-2:
- a CDS encoding ABC transporter ATP-binding protein, which produces MKGESIDMVTVNSDYAVQMHGITKRFGAFYALKDMSLDVKKGSIHSLLGENGAGKSTLMNVLYGLYQADEGEIFINGKKVDIKNPNVAIANGIGMVHQHFMLVEDFTVTQNIILGNETTSRAGIVDMKKARNQILEIVEKYGLEVDPDARICDISVGMQQRVEILKALYRGAELLILDEPTAVLTPQEIEDLLSIMHNLVDDGKAIIIITHKLKEIKASSDTCTIIRRGEYIDTVPVEKVSGQELAALMVGHEVKLVVDKTPAKPGETVLEIKDLVVKNERKLEAVKGLNLRVRKGEIVGIAGIDGNGQKELVEAISSLVPAERGSITVCGKPIINTNPRTVIDSGVSIIPEDRQKRGLVLDFTVNENAVLERCRKEPFSRKGILNRKKMEEFTKTLIEAYDVRPDDCGSRRVGELSGGNQQKVIIGREVAMNPDILIAVQPTRGLDVGAIETVHKTLIRERDKGKAVLLISFELDEVMNVSDTIAVIYDGKIQDTFQQGTVDENTIGLLMAGGKNHG; this is translated from the coding sequence ATGAAAGGAGAAAGTATTGACATGGTCACGGTAAACAGCGATTATGCGGTCCAGATGCACGGAATTACAAAACGGTTCGGTGCATTTTACGCTTTGAAGGATATGAGTCTGGATGTTAAGAAGGGCAGCATTCATTCTCTTCTGGGTGAAAACGGTGCGGGAAAGTCGACGCTGATGAATGTACTGTACGGATTGTATCAGGCCGATGAGGGAGAAATATTTATCAATGGGAAAAAAGTGGACATAAAAAATCCCAATGTGGCCATAGCAAACGGCATTGGCATGGTTCATCAGCATTTTATGCTGGTGGAGGATTTCACGGTCACACAGAATATTATTTTAGGAAATGAAACCACATCCCGTGCTGGCATTGTAGATATGAAAAAGGCCAGGAACCAGATCCTGGAAATCGTTGAGAAATACGGGCTGGAAGTAGATCCGGATGCCAGAATCTGCGATATTTCTGTGGGAATGCAGCAGAGGGTGGAAATATTAAAAGCGTTGTACCGGGGAGCGGAATTATTAATCCTTGATGAGCCTACTGCTGTTTTGACTCCTCAGGAGATTGAAGATCTTCTTTCCATCATGCACAACCTGGTAGATGACGGAAAGGCCATTATCATCATCACCCATAAACTGAAGGAAATCAAGGCATCTTCCGATACCTGTACCATCATCCGCCGCGGCGAATACATTGATACGGTCCCGGTAGAGAAGGTTTCCGGGCAGGAGCTGGCTGCGCTTATGGTAGGCCATGAAGTAAAGCTGGTGGTGGATAAGACTCCGGCAAAGCCGGGTGAAACGGTATTGGAGATCAAAGACCTTGTTGTGAAAAATGAGAGAAAGCTTGAAGCGGTAAAGGGGCTTAACTTAAGGGTCCGCAAGGGAGAAATCGTGGGGATCGCGGGAATAGACGGAAACGGGCAGAAGGAGCTGGTGGAAGCCATCAGCAGCCTGGTTCCTGCAGAGAGGGGAAGCATTACGGTCTGCGGGAAACCGATCATCAACACAAACCCAAGGACGGTCATAGACAGCGGCGTCAGCATCATTCCTGAGGACCGGCAGAAAAGGGGGCTTGTCCTTGACTTCACTGTAAATGAGAATGCGGTATTGGAACGGTGCCGCAAAGAGCCATTTTCCAGAAAAGGGATCTTAAACAGAAAGAAAATGGAAGAGTTTACCAAAACCCTCATCGAGGCGTATGATGTCCGGCCGGATGACTGCGGTTCCAGACGGGTGGGGGAACTTTCAGGCGGAAATCAGCAAAAGGTTATTATCGGACGTGAAGTCGCCATGAATCCGGATATACTGATTGCGGTACAGCCCACAAGAGGACTTGACGTAGGAGCCATTGAAACCGTGCATAAGACCCTGATCCGTGAAAGGGATAAAGGAAAAGCTGTGCTTTTAATCTCTTTTGAACTGGACGAGGTTATGAATGTTTCTGATACCATAGCGGTGATTTACGACGGAAAAATTCAAGATACGTTTCAACAGGGAACCGTAGATGAAAATACCATCGGTCTGTTAATGGCAGGAG